A genomic segment from Armatimonadota bacterium encodes:
- a CDS encoding adenosylcobalamin-dependent ribonucleoside-diphosphate reductase: protein MDADAVATQPTADLPPETLAYFRGDELRARVFHDKYALRSAEGQVLERTPEEMWARIARALASVERTPERRREWEEKFTWLLRDFRFIPGGRIMHGAGNPKRVTMLNCYVIPVRDDSIEAIFDWMKEAARTYSLGGGVGTDISVLRPRGAPVNNAARSSTGSVSFMELFSLTTGTIGQSGRRGALMITIRDTHPDVLDFVRVKRNLDRVRYANISVRVSDAFMRAVESDGEFTLEFRNERADVRRTIRARELWTELIRGARDYAEPGLIFWDQIKRWSTSEYNGMEVITTNPCSEIPLEPYGNCCLGNVNLAAAVRDPFTSTARVDWEALEPTLRYATRFLDNVLDYNADRHPLPEQREASLKSRRIGVGFTGLGDMLIKLGLKYDTDEAIAFVDKLFDRIKHIVYDESVNLAEEKGVFPAFDLEAHLRSPFLQQLAPSLLERIRAHGLRNVALLTVPPVGSGAALAGVTSGIEPIFDLSYVRRSESLSQDTFKVYHPLVREYMERYEVEKETDLPPYFVTAHQIRAEMRVKMQATIQKHIDHSISSTVNLPRDTPPEEVERIYFLAWKMGCKGITVYREGSREGILLTEQQAQAAGTLAAPAPQAAVALSEPVGPPRAVPRPRPKVTSGRTERIETPRGRIYVVVNEDEWGVNEVFVHSLDVEAEACGRLASLALRAGVDPREVIEQLWRVQSKEVAFDRSADGTVVRVTTIAQAVGLALGRALYGDSFRPDKEFPRADVLPEPSRVRQESLRFAPRTLPPGALQGQLMPPAPVAGGNGDAHGGNGHAEQERADLAARLEFVGVCPDCGDSLVHENGCATCRTCGFSKC from the coding sequence GTGGACGCCGACGCCGTCGCAACCCAGCCCACCGCCGACCTGCCCCCCGAGACCCTGGCCTATTTCCGCGGCGACGAGCTGCGGGCCCGGGTCTTCCACGACAAATACGCGCTGCGCTCGGCGGAGGGCCAGGTGCTGGAGCGCACCCCGGAGGAGATGTGGGCCCGCATCGCCCGCGCGCTGGCCTCCGTGGAGCGCACCCCGGAGCGGCGCCGGGAGTGGGAGGAGAAGTTCACCTGGCTGCTGCGCGACTTCCGCTTCATTCCCGGCGGCCGGATCATGCACGGGGCCGGGAATCCGAAGCGCGTGACGATGCTCAACTGTTACGTCATCCCCGTGCGCGACGACAGCATCGAGGCCATCTTCGACTGGATGAAGGAGGCGGCACGCACCTACTCCCTGGGCGGCGGGGTGGGGACCGACATCAGCGTGCTGCGGCCGCGGGGGGCGCCGGTCAACAACGCCGCCCGCAGCAGCACGGGCTCGGTCTCCTTCATGGAGCTGTTCTCCCTGACCACGGGGACGATCGGGCAGTCCGGCCGGCGCGGCGCCCTGATGATCACCATCCGGGACACCCACCCCGACGTCCTGGACTTCGTCCGGGTCAAACGCAACCTGGACCGGGTGCGCTACGCCAACATCAGCGTGCGCGTGAGCGACGCCTTCATGCGGGCCGTGGAGAGCGACGGGGAGTTCACCCTGGAGTTCCGCAACGAGCGGGCCGACGTGCGCCGGACCATCCGGGCCCGTGAGTTGTGGACCGAGCTGATCCGCGGGGCGCGGGACTACGCCGAGCCGGGGTTGATCTTCTGGGACCAGATCAAGCGCTGGTCCACCTCCGAGTACAACGGGATGGAGGTCATCACCACCAACCCGTGCAGCGAGATCCCGCTGGAACCCTACGGCAACTGCTGTCTGGGGAATGTGAACCTGGCCGCCGCGGTCCGCGACCCCTTCACCAGCACGGCGCGCGTGGACTGGGAGGCGCTGGAACCGACGCTCCGCTACGCGACGCGGTTTCTGGACAACGTCCTGGACTACAACGCGGACCGGCATCCCCTGCCCGAGCAGCGGGAGGCCAGCCTCAAGTCGCGGCGCATCGGGGTGGGGTTCACCGGGCTGGGCGATATGCTCATCAAGCTCGGCCTGAAGTACGACACGGACGAGGCCATCGCCTTTGTGGACAAACTCTTCGACCGTATCAAGCACATCGTCTACGACGAGAGTGTGAATCTGGCCGAGGAGAAAGGCGTCTTCCCGGCCTTCGACCTCGAGGCGCACCTGCGCTCGCCGTTCCTCCAGCAGCTGGCCCCCTCCCTGCTGGAGCGCATCCGAGCCCACGGCCTGCGCAACGTCGCCCTGCTCACCGTGCCGCCGGTGGGCAGCGGCGCGGCCCTGGCCGGGGTGACCAGCGGCATCGAGCCGATCTTTGACCTCTCCTATGTCCGCCGATCCGAGTCGCTCTCGCAGGACACCTTCAAGGTGTACCACCCGCTGGTGCGCGAGTACATGGAGCGGTACGAGGTGGAGAAGGAGACGGATCTCCCCCCGTACTTCGTCACCGCGCATCAGATCAGGGCCGAGATGCGGGTGAAGATGCAGGCCACGATCCAGAAACATATCGACCACTCCATCAGCAGTACGGTCAATCTCCCGAGGGATACCCCACCGGAAGAGGTGGAGCGGATCTACTTTCTGGCCTGGAAGATGGGGTGCAAAGGGATCACGGTGTATCGCGAAGGCAGTCGCGAAGGGATTCTGCTCACCGAGCAGCAGGCCCAGGCCGCCGGGACCCTGGCCGCCCCGGCGCCGCAGGCCGCGGTGGCGCTCTCTGAACCCGTCGGGCCGCCGCGCGCCGTCCCCCGACCCCGCCCGAAGGTCACCTCCGGCCGCACCGAGCGGATCGAGACGCCGCGGGGACGGATCTATGTCGTCGTCAACGAGGACGAGTGGGGCGTGAACGAGGTCTTCGTGCATTCCCTGGACGTCGAGGCCGAAGCCTGCGGGCGGCTGGCGTCCCTGGCCCTGCGCGCGGGGGTGGACCCCCGCGAGGTGATCGAGCAGTTGTGGCGCGTGCAGAGCAAGGAGGTCGCCTTCGACCGCAGCGCCGACGGGACCGTGGTGCGGGTCACCACCATCGCCCAGGCCGTGGGGCTGGCCCTGGGCCGGGCGCTCTACGGAGACTCCTTCCGGCCGGACAAGGAGTTCCCTCGGGCGGACGTCCTCCCCGAACCGAGCCGGGTCCGCCAGGAGTCGCTGCGGTTCGCTCCCCGCACCCTGCCGCCCGGCGCCCTGCAGGGGCAGCTCATGCCGCCCGCGCCCGTGGCCGGGGGCAACGGCGACGCCCATGGGGGAAACGGGCATGCCGAGCAGGAGCGGGCGGACCTGGCCGCGCGGCTGGAATTTGTCGGGGTCTGTCCGGACTGCGGCGACTCGCTCGTGCACGAGAACGGCTGCGCCACCTGTCGGACCTGCGGGTTCTCCAAGTGCTGA
- a CDS encoding VOC family protein: METSSRMLPAATSLGPVALAVADLAAALGFYRDVLGFQVARRSEDEIILCATGSPSAVLILSAAPGARRRPTAGLYHFALLLPTRADLARAVRHLIGAGAAIEGASDHGVSEAVYLHDPEGNGIELYADRPRERWPTRDGRLAMGTTALDLEDLLAQDARPWEGMPQGTGIGHVHLRVADLARSERFYAGVLGFQVTVRGYPGALFLSAGGYHHHIGLNIWAGTGIPPRDPQGPGLRYFTVRLPDRADALAARRRLQAAGAPVAEAGGPGGWLTQDPDGIGVLLAW; this comes from the coding sequence ATGGAAACGTCGTCCCGAATGTTGCCTGCGGCGACCTCCCTGGGCCCGGTGGCCCTGGCTGTCGCCGATCTCGCCGCCGCGCTCGGGTTCTATCGGGATGTCCTGGGCTTCCAGGTAGCCCGCCGCAGCGAGGACGAGATCATCCTGTGCGCCACCGGGAGCCCTTCAGCCGTCCTCATCCTCAGCGCCGCGCCGGGGGCCAGGCGCCGGCCGACGGCGGGGCTCTATCACTTCGCCCTCCTGCTCCCCACCCGGGCCGATCTCGCCCGGGCGGTGCGCCACCTCATCGGCGCGGGGGCGGCCATCGAGGGCGCCTCGGACCACGGCGTCAGCGAGGCGGTGTATCTCCACGACCCCGAGGGAAACGGGATCGAACTCTACGCCGACCGCCCGCGGGAGCGCTGGCCCACCCGGGACGGGAGGTTGGCCATGGGCACAACGGCGCTCGATCTGGAGGACCTGCTGGCGCAGGACGCGCGCCCGTGGGAAGGGATGCCCCAGGGGACCGGCATCGGACATGTCCACCTCCGGGTGGCCGATCTGGCGCGTTCGGAGCGGTTCTACGCCGGGGTGCTGGGTTTCCAGGTCACGGTGAGGGGCTACCCCGGGGCGCTCTTCCTCTCCGCCGGCGGCTATCACCACCACATCGGCCTGAACATCTGGGCCGGAACCGGGATTCCCCCGCGGGATCCGCAGGGTCCCGGGCTGCGGTATTTCACCGTGCGCCTGCCCGACCGCGCCGACGCGCTCGCCGCCCGGCGGCGCCTGCAGGCGGCCGGCGCCCCGGTGGCCGAGGCGGGCGGGCCCGGCGGATGGTTGACGCAGGATCCGGACGGCATCGGGGTCCTGCTGGCCTGGTGA
- a CDS encoding citrate/2-methylcitrate synthase → MAVEFRAGLKDVIAVNSSICTVDGERGLLTYRGYDIRDLATQATFEEVVYLLWYGELPVPAQLSGFSAELAAARALPPAVLDSMRTYPRSAHPLEALRTAVSVAGMSDPDTRSNSREANLRKAVRLTAQVPVMVATWHRLRTGRPPVPPLPEGSAAANFLYVLTGRQPTATAARTMDMIFVLHADHEINASTFAARVAAATFTDLHSAITAAIGTLKGPRHGGANEDVLEMLLDIGDPGRAAAYIEERWAQRARLSREERARPENRIPGWGHAVYRVDDPRAGVLQEMARRLSAEAGTTPVYETAVRVYETMHRISDLPVNVDFFSAVVYHALGIPIDLCTSIFAASRVSGWCAHALEQYGDRLIRPRAHYTGPPPRAFVPLSARGAPDR, encoded by the coding sequence ATGGCGGTGGAGTTCAGGGCGGGGTTGAAGGACGTCATCGCGGTCAACTCCAGCATCTGCACCGTGGACGGGGAACGAGGTCTGCTGACCTACCGCGGATACGACATCCGGGACCTGGCCACCCAGGCCACCTTCGAAGAGGTCGTCTACCTGCTCTGGTACGGCGAACTCCCCGTGCCGGCGCAGCTGTCGGGGTTCAGCGCCGAGCTCGCCGCCGCCCGGGCGCTGCCGCCTGCGGTCCTGGACTCGATGCGGACCTACCCGCGGTCGGCGCATCCGCTGGAGGCGCTGCGGACCGCGGTCTCGGTGGCCGGCATGTCCGATCCGGACACCAGGTCCAACAGCCGCGAGGCCAACCTCCGCAAGGCCGTGCGCCTGACGGCGCAGGTCCCGGTGATGGTGGCGACGTGGCACCGGCTGCGCACCGGGCGACCTCCGGTGCCGCCGCTGCCGGAGGGGAGCGCGGCGGCGAACTTCCTGTACGTCCTCACCGGGCGTCAGCCCACGGCGACGGCGGCGCGGACGATGGACATGATCTTCGTGCTCCACGCCGACCATGAGATCAATGCCAGCACCTTCGCCGCGCGCGTCGCCGCGGCCACCTTCACCGACCTGCACTCGGCGATCACCGCCGCGATCGGGACGCTGAAGGGCCCGCGCCACGGCGGGGCCAACGAGGACGTCCTGGAGATGTTGCTCGACATCGGCGACCCCGGGCGGGCCGCGGCTTACATCGAAGAGCGCTGGGCCCAGCGGGCGCGGCTGTCCCGCGAGGAGCGCGCCCGTCCGGAGAACCGCATCCCCGGCTGGGGGCATGCCGTCTACAGGGTGGACGACCCGCGGGCCGGGGTCCTGCAGGAGATGGCCCGCCGGCTCAGCGCCGAGGCCGGGACGACGCCGGTGTACGAGACCGCGGTGCGGGTCTACGAGACGATGCACCGCATCAGCGACCTGCCGGTGAACGTGGACTTCTTCTCCGCGGTGGTCTACCACGCCCTGGGCATTCCCATCGACCTCTGCACCTCCATCTTTGCCGCCTCCCGCGTCAGCGGCTGGTGCGCCCACGCCCTGGAGCAGTACGGCGACAGGCTCATCCGACCGCGGGCGCACTACACCGGTCCGCCGCCGCGCGCCTTCGTCCCGCTGTCCGCCCGCGGCGCGCCCGATCGGTAG
- a CDS encoding phosphate/phosphite/phosphonate ABC transporter substrate-binding protein — translation MRQLRYIMLLAVALAVALTAVALPPVPAAGQTKLVMVFVPSRETDIILFSGQQIGRMLGVALGVPVEAVVSTSYTAAIEAMCAGRADIGALNPFSYVLAHQKCNVEVAAISVRFGLPYYRAQISVRADANINKIEDLRGKRFAFVDPASTSGYLFPAAMLKKMGYDPDRFFSQTVFAGSHPNVILAIYRGQVDGGATFEDARTNIQAQFPDVMQKVKVIGYTNPIPNDTWSLSARLSPELRARIKDRLLRIATTPEGKEALRNLYSIEGLTDRVVLSEEQVRNLGIRFDEETRARIVRAGGKVTIPIGDWYFQPIRDAATYLGLDLAKLAR, via the coding sequence GTGAGGCAGCTCAGGTACATCATGCTCCTGGCCGTGGCACTGGCCGTCGCGCTGACGGCGGTGGCGCTGCCGCCGGTTCCGGCCGCAGGCCAGACGAAGCTGGTCATGGTGTTCGTACCCTCGCGCGAAACCGACATCATCCTGTTCAGCGGGCAGCAGATCGGCCGCATGCTCGGCGTGGCGCTGGGCGTGCCGGTCGAGGCGGTGGTCAGCACCAGCTACACCGCGGCCATCGAGGCGATGTGCGCGGGGAGGGCCGACATCGGAGCGCTGAACCCCTTCAGCTACGTCCTGGCCCACCAGAAGTGCAACGTGGAGGTGGCCGCCATCTCCGTGCGCTTCGGCCTCCCCTACTACCGGGCGCAGATCAGCGTCCGCGCCGACGCCAACATCAACAAGATCGAGGACCTGCGGGGGAAGCGCTTCGCCTTTGTCGATCCCGCCTCGACCTCGGGGTATCTCTTCCCCGCGGCCATGCTGAAGAAGATGGGCTACGATCCCGACCGCTTCTTCTCCCAGACCGTCTTCGCCGGATCGCATCCCAACGTGATCCTGGCCATCTACCGCGGGCAGGTAGACGGCGGGGCGACCTTCGAGGACGCCCGCACCAACATTCAGGCCCAGTTCCCCGACGTCATGCAGAAGGTCAAAGTGATCGGCTACACCAACCCCATCCCCAACGACACCTGGAGCCTGAGCGCGCGGCTGAGCCCTGAGCTGCGGGCCAGGATCAAGGACCGTCTGCTGCGCATCGCCACCACCCCCGAGGGCAAGGAGGCCCTGCGCAACCTGTACAGCATCGAGGGGCTCACCGACCGGGTGGTGCTCAGCGAGGAGCAGGTGCGCAATCTCGGCATCCGCTTCGACGAGGAGACGCGGGCCCGGATCGTCCGCGCCGGCGGGAAGGTGACCATCCCGATCGGCGACTGGTACTTCCAGCCCATCCGCGACGCCGCCACCTACCTTGGACTGGATCTGGCCAAGCTCGCGCGGTAG
- the phnC gene encoding phosphonate ABC transporter ATP-binding protein has protein sequence MRGAALRLEHVSKIYPDGTQALRDITFAVRPGEFVVIIGLSGSGKSTLMRCINRLIEPTTGRIYIDDVEVTALSQAEMRRLRRSIGMIFQQFNLVKRSTVLTNVLTGRLGYLPPSYALMNYFPKDEVARAMANLDRVGIPEKAQARADQLSGGQQQRVGIARALMQEPTLLLADEPVASLDPATSHSVLKYVEELNKKDGVTVLCALHFLSLARRYGTRILALKGGEIVFDGLPAEIDERRFKEIYGEEAEEVEIA, from the coding sequence ATGAGAGGGGCGGCGCTGCGGCTCGAGCACGTGAGCAAGATCTATCCCGACGGGACCCAGGCCCTGCGCGACATCACCTTTGCCGTGCGGCCCGGGGAGTTCGTGGTGATCATCGGGCTTTCCGGCTCGGGCAAATCCACGCTCATGCGGTGCATCAACCGCCTGATCGAACCCACGACGGGCAGGATCTACATCGACGACGTGGAGGTCACCGCCCTCTCCCAGGCGGAGATGCGGCGGCTGCGTCGGTCCATCGGGATGATCTTCCAGCAGTTCAACCTCGTGAAGCGCTCCACGGTCCTGACCAACGTCCTCACCGGCCGCCTGGGGTACCTGCCGCCGTCCTATGCGCTGATGAACTACTTCCCGAAGGACGAGGTGGCCCGGGCCATGGCCAACCTTGACCGCGTCGGCATTCCGGAGAAAGCCCAGGCCCGGGCGGACCAGCTGAGCGGCGGCCAGCAGCAGCGGGTCGGGATCGCCCGGGCCCTCATGCAGGAACCGACGCTCCTCCTGGCGGACGAGCCCGTGGCCAGCCTCGATCCGGCCACCTCCCACTCCGTGCTCAAGTACGTGGAGGAACTCAACAAGAAGGACGGGGTCACGGTCCTCTGCGCCCTGCACTTCCTCAGCCTGGCCCGGCGCTACGGCACGCGGATCCTGGCCCTCAAAGGCGGCGAGATCGTCTTCGACGGGCTGCCCGCGGAGATTGACGAACGGCGCTTCAAAGAGATCTACGGCGAAGAGGCTGAGGAGGTCGAGATCGCATGA
- the phnE gene encoding phosphonate ABC transporter, permease protein PhnE, producing the protein MKQDALAPRPSLAPARPWFTSGKFLLFLTGLLLVYGYGWRVTQIDLPELITGAKFVQPFIRDLARPDVLTRQRLSQQVEVAMSVDPQVAPEVLPPPSGPVLQVSTRVAPVGSPVQVAGSGFRPNALATLFWVNPIGNPQQVGRLMTDARGEFRTTIIVPEAFRGPEAGPRGAQQRLRVVVEWTVGPLRPSRTAIIVGQKIVETVFLALMGTTIAVVVAVPLSFLGARNLMTKHPVGTTVYYLTRSFFNIMRSIEPLILAIVFTVWVGLGPFAGVLALGLHSIAALGKLYSEQIESIDPGPIEAVTATGASALQVVRYAVIPQIVPPFIAFTIYRWDTNVRMSTVIGFVGGGGIGFILQQYINLLQYRQAATAVWAITLVVAAMDYLSAVVREKYV; encoded by the coding sequence ATGAAGCAGGACGCGCTCGCTCCCCGTCCGAGCCTGGCTCCGGCCCGCCCCTGGTTTACGAGCGGAAAGTTCCTGCTCTTCCTGACCGGGCTGTTGCTGGTCTACGGCTACGGCTGGCGGGTGACCCAGATCGACCTGCCCGAGCTGATCACCGGGGCCAAATTCGTGCAGCCGTTCATCCGCGACCTGGCGCGTCCCGACGTCCTGACCCGTCAGCGCCTGAGCCAGCAGGTCGAGGTGGCGATGTCGGTGGATCCCCAGGTGGCCCCGGAAGTGCTGCCGCCCCCCAGCGGTCCCGTGCTTCAGGTCTCCACCCGGGTGGCGCCGGTAGGCTCCCCGGTGCAGGTCGCCGGATCCGGGTTCCGGCCCAACGCGCTGGCCACCCTGTTCTGGGTGAACCCCATCGGCAATCCGCAGCAGGTCGGCCGGCTCATGACCGACGCCCGGGGCGAGTTCCGCACGACCATCATCGTGCCCGAGGCGTTCCGCGGACCGGAGGCAGGGCCGCGCGGCGCCCAGCAGCGGCTGCGCGTCGTCGTGGAGTGGACGGTCGGGCCCCTGCGGCCGAGCCGCACGGCGATCATCGTCGGGCAGAAGATCGTGGAGACGGTGTTCCTGGCCCTGATGGGCACGACCATCGCCGTCGTCGTGGCTGTGCCGCTGTCCTTCCTCGGGGCGCGCAACCTGATGACGAAGCATCCCGTCGGGACCACCGTCTACTACCTCACCCGCTCCTTCTTCAACATCATGCGGTCGATCGAGCCGCTGATCCTGGCCATCGTCTTCACCGTCTGGGTAGGCCTGGGGCCCTTCGCCGGCGTCCTGGCTCTGGGACTGCACTCCATCGCCGCGCTGGGCAAGCTGTACTCCGAACAGATTGAGTCCATCGATCCGGGACCGATCGAGGCCGTGACGGCCACCGGGGCCAGTGCCCTCCAGGTCGTGCGCTATGCCGTGATCCCGCAGATCGTTCCGCCCTTCATCGCCTTCACCATCTACCGCTGGGATACCAACGTCCGGATGTCCACCGTGATCGGCTTCGTCGGCGGCGGCGGGATCGGCTTCATCCTGCAGCAGTACATCAACCTCCTCCAGTACCGGCAGGCTGCCACCGCGGTGTGGGCGATCACCCTCGTGGTCGCCGCCATGGACTACCTCAGCGCCGTCGTCCGCGAGAAGTACGTCTGA
- the pgeF gene encoding peptidoglycan editing factor PgeF, with amino-acid sequence MAAPPYLFSGLLRAAGIPHAFTTRAAGNMSRGVGDDPRAVAARRAAAVRALGCDPARHVEAEQVHGVVVAAVTAGDGGRMVPGADGLVSLEPGTVLAVHSADCVPLLLADPSRGVVAAIHAGWRGVAAGIPVEAVRALSRLGGRPADVVAAIGPSIGPCHYEVDEPVIEQMRRWPWWPEVARRNGRERWQLDLRTSCIRQLTDAGLAAGRIEVLAVCTYERPELLYSYRRDRTTGRMAALVAVPRGPEGTGGRRRIP; translated from the coding sequence ATGGCCGCGCCGCCGTACCTCTTCTCGGGCCTGCTCCGCGCCGCCGGCATTCCCCACGCCTTCACCACGCGGGCCGCGGGGAACATGAGCCGGGGGGTGGGGGACGATCCGCGCGCCGTCGCCGCCCGCCGCGCCGCGGCGGTGCGCGCGCTGGGGTGCGATCCGGCCCGGCACGTCGAAGCGGAGCAGGTGCACGGCGTGGTCGTCGCCGCCGTCACCGCGGGCGACGGCGGGCGGATGGTGCCCGGCGCCGACGGGCTGGTCAGCCTGGAGCCCGGAACGGTCCTCGCCGTCCACAGCGCCGACTGCGTGCCGTTGCTGCTGGCCGATCCCTCGCGGGGGGTGGTCGCGGCGATCCATGCGGGGTGGCGCGGCGTGGCGGCCGGCATCCCGGTCGAGGCCGTCCGCGCGCTGTCGCGGTTGGGGGGCCGTCCGGCGGACGTGGTCGCGGCGATCGGGCCTTCCATCGGCCCCTGTCACTACGAGGTCGACGAGCCGGTCATCGAGCAGATGCGCCGGTGGCCGTGGTGGCCTGAGGTGGCTCGGCGCAACGGGAGGGAACGGTGGCAGCTGGACCTCCGCACGAGCTGCATCCGCCAGCTCACGGACGCGGGCCTCGCCGCGGGGCGGATCGAGGTGCTGGCAGTGTGCACCTACGAACGTCCGGAGCTCCTCTACTCCTACCGGCGGGACCGGACCACCGGTCGGATGGCGGCGCTCGTCGCCGTGCCCCGGGGCCCGGAGGGAACGGGTGGACGCCGAAGAATACCGTGA
- a CDS encoding YggS family pyridoxal phosphate-dependent enzyme, producing MDAEEYRDGTGVGAAVSRVRARIAAAAARSGRRAEEITLVAVTKGVSLERIREVVAAGVADLGESRVQEAAPKVAALGAAVRWHLVGHLQRNKAARAAALFEVIHSVDSAALLAALSRRASRPLDVLLQVKLTEEGGRHGVPPEALAALARQAVGLPGVRVAGLMTIAPPARDPEAARAVFRRLRELRGELGRLIGPLPHLSMGMSDDFEVAVEEGATMVRIGRAIFGPRVVT from the coding sequence GTGGACGCCGAAGAATACCGTGACGGGACCGGGGTGGGCGCGGCGGTGTCCCGCGTCCGTGCCCGGATCGCCGCCGCGGCGGCGCGCAGCGGTCGGAGGGCCGAGGAGATCACCCTGGTCGCTGTGACCAAGGGCGTGTCCCTCGAGCGCATCCGGGAGGTGGTGGCGGCCGGGGTCGCCGACCTGGGGGAGAGCCGGGTGCAGGAAGCCGCCCCGAAGGTCGCCGCCCTCGGCGCGGCGGTCCGCTGGCACCTCGTGGGCCACCTGCAGCGAAACAAGGCGGCGCGCGCGGCGGCGTTGTTCGAGGTCATCCACTCCGTGGATAGCGCGGCGTTGCTGGCGGCGCTCAGCCGACGGGCTTCGCGCCCGCTGGACGTGTTGCTGCAGGTGAAGCTGACGGAGGAAGGGGGTCGGCACGGTGTCCCGCCCGAGGCGCTGGCCGCCCTGGCCCGCCAGGCGGTCGGGTTGCCCGGCGTCCGCGTCGCGGGACTGATGACGATCGCGCCGCCGGCCCGCGACCCGGAGGCGGCGCGGGCCGTGTTCCGCCGGTTGCGGGAGTTGCGGGGGGAGCTGGGGCGGCTCATCGGACCGCTGCCCCACCTCTCCATGGGGATGAGTGACGACTTCGAGGTCGCCGTTGAAGAGGGGGCGACCATGGTGCGCATCGGACGGGCGATCTTCGGACCACGGGTGGTCACCTGA
- the sepF gene encoding cell division protein SepF, translated as MQRLMNFLGFSEIDQEDEGAAANGEVVELPRRRTTLLNLHAQKQEIVVLQPRTFDDARDGADYLKMRRPIVVNLQGTPPDLARRIVDFTSGVTYALDGHLLRVGEQIFLFTPAHVAITADAGSGDDSALFPLQ; from the coding sequence ATGCAGCGGTTGATGAACTTTCTCGGCTTCAGCGAAATCGACCAGGAGGACGAGGGCGCGGCCGCCAACGGCGAGGTCGTGGAGCTCCCCCGACGGCGGACTACGCTCCTCAATCTCCACGCCCAGAAGCAGGAGATCGTCGTCCTGCAGCCCCGGACCTTCGACGACGCCCGCGACGGGGCCGACTACCTGAAGATGCGGCGACCCATCGTGGTCAACCTCCAGGGGACGCCGCCGGACCTGGCGCGGCGCATCGTCGACTTCACCAGCGGGGTGACCTACGCTCTGGACGGCCACCTGCTGCGCGTGGGCGAGCAGATCTTCTTGTTCACCCCGGCGCATGTGGCGATCACGGCGGATGCGGGCAGCGGCGACGACTCCGCCCTCTTCCCCCTCCAGTAG
- a CDS encoding DUF167 domain-containing protein: MRVSPRAARDRIRGWRQGRLLVETTAPPIEGRANDAVCRLVAAAVGVPPAQVRVVRGFGRRDKTVAVSGLPPDRVLQALRHPAFV; encoded by the coding sequence GTGCGGGTGAGCCCCCGGGCGGCGCGGGACCGCATCCGGGGATGGCGTCAGGGGCGCCTGCTCGTGGAGACGACCGCACCGCCGATCGAGGGGCGGGCCAACGACGCGGTCTGCCGGCTCGTCGCGGCGGCGGTCGGTGTGCCGCCCGCGCAGGTCCGGGTGGTGCGGGGCTTCGGCCGCCGGGACAAGACCGTCGCGGTGTCGGGCCTCCCCCCCGACAGGGTACTGCAGGCGCTCCGGCATCCCGCCTTCGTCTAG